A single window of Ignavibacteriota bacterium DNA harbors:
- the rpsK gene encoding 30S ribosomal protein S11, which produces MAKVTRKSKKKIHVDAVGVAHIKASFNNVIVTITDVYGNTISWSSAGKNGFKGSRKNTPFAAQVTSEVAAKEAYDLGLKRVDVFIKGPGSGRDAAIRALNTAGLHIMSIKDITPIPHNGCRPPKRRRV; this is translated from the coding sequence TTGGCTAAAGTTACAAGGAAATCAAAGAAAAAAATTCATGTTGATGCGGTTGGTGTAGCGCATATTAAAGCATCTTTTAACAATGTTATTGTAACAATTACAGATGTATACGGAAATACAATTTCTTGGTCATCTGCCGGTAAAAATGGATTTAAAGGATCAAGAAAAAATACTCCTTTTGCCGCACAAGTTACATCCGAAGTTGCTGCCAAAGAAGCTTATGATCTTGGATTGAAGAGAGTTGATGTATTTATTAAAGGTCCTGGTTCTGGTAGAGACGCTGCAATAAGAGCACTTAATACAGCTGGATTGCATATTATGTCAATTAAAGATATAACACCAATTCCTCATAATGGATGTAGACCACCAAAACGTAGAAGAGTTTAA
- a CDS encoding C40 family peptidase: protein MQKNLEKLKLFLIIIFAIIFSSCASINLEKKDIPKVVKINKPSDLPRINQEIEEEDIPKISTNKAEYDEKSLIDKLYSSIESNNKKEKFLDEIVKYLNSPYRRGGTSQDGFDCSGFTKTVYFNSLNVELPRTAREQYKINEVFSDKTLLKFGDLVYFNTSRKNFPGHVGIYLNDDLFAHASTSSGVIISSLNEEYYFKRYVGANRVTIKK from the coding sequence ATGCAGAAGAATTTAGAAAAATTAAAACTATTTCTAATTATAATATTCGCAATAATATTTAGTTCTTGTGCATCAATAAATTTAGAAAAAAAAGATATTCCCAAAGTTGTAAAAATTAACAAACCTTCTGATCTGCCGCGTATAAATCAAGAAATTGAAGAAGAAGACATACCTAAGATTTCAACAAATAAAGCAGAATATGACGAAAAATCTTTAATCGATAAACTTTACTCAAGTATTGAATCGAATAATAAAAAAGAAAAATTTTTAGACGAAATTGTTAAATATTTAAATTCTCCGTATCGCAGAGGAGGTACTTCGCAAGATGGATTCGATTGCTCAGGATTTACGAAAACAGTTTATTTTAATTCCTTGAATGTTGAACTTCCGCGAACCGCGAGAGAACAATATAAAATCAATGAAGTATTTAGCGATAAAACGTTGTTAAAATTTGGCGATTTGGTTTATTTTAATACCTCGAGAAAAAATTTTCCAGGACACGTTGGAATATATTTAAACGATGATTTGTTTGCTCATGCAAGTACATCAAGTGGAGTTATTATTTCTTCATTAAACGAAGAGTATTACTTTAAAAGATACGTTGGTGCAAACAGAGTAACAATAAAAAAATAA
- a CDS encoding EutN/CcmL family microcompartment protein — MLLGKVIGTIWATRKYETLKSFKMQLVQPINSMMEKIGDPIIAVDTIGAGPGEVIFYATSSEAIIPLPVKGPVDAAIVGIVDTIHVE, encoded by the coding sequence ATGTTATTGGGAAAAGTAATAGGAACAATTTGGGCAACTCGTAAATACGAGACTTTGAAAAGTTTTAAAATGCAGCTAGTTCAGCCCATAAATTCAATGATGGAAAAAATAGGGGATCCCATTATTGCCGTTGATACAATTGGCGCTGGACCTGGCGAAGTGATTTTTTATGCTACTTCTAGTGAAGCAATTATTCCATTGCCTGTAAAAGGTCCCGTTGATGCGGCTATTGTTGGAATAGTTGATACAATACATGTTGAATAA
- a CDS encoding EutN/CcmL family microcompartment protein, with amino-acid sequence MVLGKVIGTVWSTRKDEKLVGSKFLIVKELDLEYKPKNNFIVAVDSVGAGVGETVLYATGSSARATAQTKDKPVDAVIMAIVDKLDVSVKE; translated from the coding sequence GTGGTATTGGGAAAGGTAATTGGTACAGTTTGGTCAACTAGAAAGGATGAAAAATTAGTCGGTTCAAAATTTCTTATTGTTAAAGAATTAGATTTAGAATATAAGCCAAAAAATAATTTTATTGTAGCCGTTGATTCTGTTGGCGCCGGTGTTGGTGAAACTGTTTTATATGCAACGGGAAGTTCTGCAAGAGCTACAGCTCAAACAAAGGATAAACCGGTTGACGCAGTTATTATGGCAATTGTTGATAAATTAGACGTTTCAGTTAAAGAATAA
- the rpsD gene encoding 30S ribosomal protein S4: MARYTGPKAKLVRKFGENIFGNPKFDKVLSNKPYGPGQHGAGRKRVSDYGLQLKEKQKLKIMYGLFERQFRNLFKKAERMRGITGENLLQLLERRLDNTVFRLGFANSRAQARQLVLHRHFNVNGKLVNIPSYTLKVGDVISVKDQSKKMDVFHNALRIRKSNPYEWVEVEKANLSGKLLNLPERSEIPINVNEQLIVELYSK, translated from the coding sequence ATGGCAAGATATACTGGTCCAAAAGCTAAATTGGTAAGAAAGTTTGGCGAGAATATTTTCGGTAACCCTAAATTTGATAAAGTTTTAAGCAATAAACCATATGGCCCCGGTCAACATGGTGCCGGTAGAAAGAGAGTTTCTGATTACGGTTTACAGCTTAAAGAAAAACAAAAATTGAAAATCATGTACGGACTTTTTGAAAGACAATTTAGAAATCTTTTCAAAAAAGCTGAAAGAATGCGTGGTATTACTGGTGAAAATTTATTGCAATTATTAGAAAGAAGACTTGATAATACGGTATTTAGATTAGGATTTGCAAATTCAAGAGCTCAAGCTCGTCAATTGGTTTTACACAGACATTTTAATGTAAATGGTAAACTTGTTAATATTCCATCATATACGTTAAAAGTGGGCGATGTAATAAGTGTTAAAGACCAAAGTAAAAAAATGGATGTTTTTCACAATGCTTTAAGGATAAGAAAATCTAATCCATATGAATGGGTTGAAGTTGAAAAAGCAAATCTTTCCGGCAAATTATTAAACTTACCTGAAAGAAGTGAAATTCCAATAAATGTAAACGAACAATTGATTGTTGAGTTATACTCAAAATAA
- a CDS encoding GAF domain-containing protein: MFSSRNKKRILIFSIIPLLAIIPLLSEDIIIKSISAGILVVYVAFIIFLRDSVRIRDILAEDDNYSNSEEENEKYSDSSYESDYNDDVKIISKKTTGSVITEENYKQVLNTGLKNAIDPEEVKEQFGKIIKEELPTDINSDEQFLFVLEKILNVIKDAYLANTVIFFWYNETRQDLTLQKFFSNSADSITKKNFPLEDDIISKIVNNEEPVHLTEISPNAEMDVIRYYDNPQGIKSLVGVPLFYAKSLAGVLVVDSKAPDAFGIETVYSLGRFVRIIAIIISLFDEKFSGTTAEQRLETLLNILKSERKFDNEKDIIETIDSTIKNLIHYDAFSFVYFEPTKQKFIVTKVDNKTSLKYIGENLEIELEGTIIGKAILSGMPVNIEDTAANQFTRFIKNEDVGLGGSFLALPLVYDSQNFGVLCFESLKKKIYTNSDIKFLRNAVKIFSFFVYTYSTHTILKKLLSVDVETRAFTYDAFVKNIESDLIKAREFDAPSALALIQIDEFLEERSLFETDPFPKVLTSINEAIRSEISPLNIIGRLNEKLFGVFFFNASTKDVFLWAEKLRIKIARKPISVVSKQTTFTVSIGVASAHKKTEVEEVLKNAELALNKAIQKGGNTVKSIN; this comes from the coding sequence ATGTTTAGTTCAAGAAATAAAAAAAGAATTTTAATATTTTCAATTATTCCGCTTCTGGCAATAATTCCGCTATTATCCGAAGATATAATAATTAAATCTATATCTGCGGGAATTCTTGTTGTATATGTCGCATTTATCATTTTTTTAAGAGATTCAGTAAGAATAAGAGACATTCTTGCAGAGGATGACAATTATTCGAACAGCGAGGAAGAAAACGAAAAATATTCTGATAGTTCATACGAATCTGATTACAACGACGATGTTAAAATCATTTCGAAAAAAACAACCGGCTCTGTAATTACAGAAGAAAATTACAAACAAGTTTTAAATACCGGATTGAAGAATGCTATTGATCCTGAAGAAGTTAAAGAACAATTCGGTAAAATAATAAAAGAAGAACTGCCAACCGATATTAACAGCGATGAACAATTTTTATTTGTATTAGAGAAAATTTTAAATGTAATTAAGGATGCATATTTAGCAAATACCGTTATTTTCTTTTGGTATAATGAAACTAGGCAGGATTTAACTTTACAAAAATTCTTCAGCAATTCTGCCGATTCAATAACAAAAAAGAATTTTCCGCTTGAAGATGACATCATAAGTAAAATTGTTAACAATGAAGAACCCGTTCACTTAACAGAAATTTCTCCAAATGCAGAAATGGACGTTATTAGATATTATGATAATCCACAGGGAATAAAAAGTTTAGTAGGTGTCCCGCTTTTCTACGCAAAATCACTTGCTGGAGTTTTAGTTGTTGATTCAAAAGCACCGGACGCATTTGGAATTGAAACGGTTTATTCATTAGGTCGCTTTGTAAGAATTATTGCAATTATCATTTCTTTGTTTGATGAAAAATTCTCTGGAACAACGGCAGAACAAAGATTGGAAACGTTATTGAACATTCTCAAATCCGAAAGGAAATTTGATAATGAAAAAGATATAATAGAAACAATTGACTCGACAATAAAAAATCTAATACACTATGATGCTTTCAGTTTTGTCTATTTTGAACCAACTAAACAAAAATTTATTGTTACAAAAGTTGATAACAAAACGTCATTAAAATATATTGGCGAAAATTTGGAAATAGAACTTGAAGGAACAATTATAGGTAAAGCAATATTGAGCGGAATGCCCGTCAACATTGAGGATACAGCGGCAAATCAATTTACTAGATTTATTAAAAATGAAGATGTCGGCTTAGGAGGCTCATTCCTCGCCCTACCTTTAGTTTATGACAGTCAGAATTTTGGCGTATTATGTTTTGAAAGTTTGAAGAAAAAAATATATACAAATTCAGATATTAAGTTTTTAAGAAATGCCGTTAAAATCTTTTCATTTTTCGTATATACATATTCCACACATACAATTTTGAAAAAATTATTAAGCGTTGATGTTGAGACAAGAGCCTTTACTTACGATGCATTTGTAAAAAATATTGAATCGGACTTAATTAAAGCAAGAGAATTTGATGCTCCAAGCGCATTGGCATTAATTCAAATCGATGAATTTTTAGAAGAACGCTCATTGTTTGAAACTGATCCTTTTCCTAAAGTGTTAACATCAATAAATGAAGCTATTAGATCTGAAATTAGTCCGCTAAACATTATTGGAAGATTAAATGAAAAATTATTCGGCGTATTTTTCTTTAATGCATCAACAAAAGATGTTTTTCTTTGGGCGGAAAAATTACGAATTAAAATTGCCCGTAAACCAATTTCTGTTGTTTCAAAACAAACAACATTTACGGTTTCAATAGGAGTTGCTTCCGCGCATAAGAAAACGGAAGTTGAAGAAGTTTTGAAAAATGCTGAATTAGCGTTAAATAAAGCAATTCAAAAAGGCGGCAATACAGTCAAAAGTATAAACTGA
- a CDS encoding phosphopentomutase, whose protein sequence is MNNFLLVILDGVGIGELPDAEKFGDKGSNTLGNISKIVEGLNLPNLQKFGLANIIEIAKFPSVKNPIASFGKMKEVSTGKDSTTGHWEIGGLIIDFEFPTYPNGFPDDVMKKFLSENNLKGYLSNKPASGTQIIDEFGAEHLKTGYPIVYTSADSVFQIAAHEEVIPIKRLYEICESTRKKICINEHAVGRIIARPFIGNVGNFTRTTNRKDFSLNPPSDTILNLLYNNDINTVAIGKVNDLFNYSGIRKQVKSKSNKEGMEKIIEALRNEKNSLIFINLVDFDVYYGHRNDPIGFHNALIDFDNFLPKIIDQLDETDRLIITADHGNDPTTVSTDHSREYVPLLFFGKNKRSEDLGIRKTFADAAKTIADFYKIKNNFPGESFLI, encoded by the coding sequence TTGAATAATTTTTTATTGGTAATTTTAGATGGTGTTGGAATTGGCGAATTACCGGATGCCGAAAAATTTGGTGATAAAGGAAGTAATACACTTGGTAATATTTCGAAAATTGTTGAAGGATTAAACCTACCCAATCTGCAAAAATTTGGTTTGGCGAATATAATTGAAATTGCAAAATTCCCTTCGGTTAAAAACCCAATTGCATCTTTCGGCAAAATGAAAGAAGTTTCAACCGGAAAAGATTCAACAACCGGACATTGGGAAATTGGCGGTTTGATTATTGATTTTGAATTTCCGACTTACCCCAACGGTTTTCCGGATGACGTAATGAAAAAGTTTTTATCTGAAAATAATTTAAAAGGTTATCTTTCAAATAAACCGGCTTCAGGAACACAAATTATTGATGAATTTGGAGCAGAACATTTAAAAACCGGATATCCAATTGTATATACTTCAGCAGATTCTGTGTTTCAAATTGCCGCGCACGAAGAAGTAATTCCGATAAAAAGATTATATGAAATTTGTGAATCCACAAGAAAAAAGATCTGTATCAATGAACATGCTGTAGGAAGGATTATTGCTCGACCTTTTATAGGCAATGTTGGTAATTTTACCAGAACAACAAATAGAAAAGACTTTTCATTAAATCCGCCTTCGGATACAATTCTTAACTTACTTTATAATAATGATATAAACACGGTTGCTATAGGAAAAGTAAACGACCTTTTTAATTACAGTGGAATTAGAAAGCAAGTTAAATCCAAATCAAATAAAGAAGGAATGGAAAAAATTATTGAAGCTTTAAGAAATGAAAAAAACAGCTTAATTTTTATTAACCTAGTTGATTTTGACGTTTATTACGGACATCGAAATGATCCGATTGGTTTTCACAACGCATTAATTGATTTTGATAATTTCCTGCCTAAAATTATTGATCAATTAGATGAAACGGATAGATTGATTATTACTGCGGATCATGGAAATGACCCGACAACTGTAAGCACAGATCATAGCAGAGAATATGTCCCATTATTGTTTTTTGGTAAAAATAAAAGATCTGAAGATTTAGGAATTAGGAAAACTTTTGCGGATGCGGCTAAAACAATCGCAGATTTTTATAAGATAAAAAATAATTTTCCGGGAGAAAGTTTTTTAATTTAA
- a CDS encoding YihA family ribosome biogenesis GTP-binding protein → MLDIKFTYSIFEIKHLPKDSIPEIVLCGRSNVGKSSFINSLAKQKNIAKTSSTPGKTRSINYYFVENKFYMVDLPGYGYAKISIAEKNKWQKLINEFLNNSRNISLALHLIDSRHKPTELDILLNSLLLEREIPNIVILSKVDKLNQSEKSKAVKNVVAAFPELSLGDNLFFYSALKNIGKKEVEIRLSKLFL, encoded by the coding sequence ATGCTTGATATAAAATTTACTTATTCAATTTTTGAAATTAAACATCTTCCAAAAGATAGTATCCCCGAAATAGTTTTATGCGGGCGTTCTAATGTTGGAAAATCTTCGTTCATTAATTCTTTGGCTAAGCAAAAGAATATTGCCAAAACCAGTTCAACTCCGGGAAAGACCAGATCAATAAATTACTATTTTGTGGAAAATAAATTTTATATGGTAGATCTGCCGGGTTATGGTTATGCAAAAATTTCAATTGCCGAAAAAAATAAATGGCAGAAATTAATAAATGAGTTTTTAAATAATAGCAGGAATATTTCTCTTGCTTTGCATTTGATTGACAGCAGACATAAACCAACCGAACTTGATATTTTATTAAATTCATTGCTTCTTGAAAGAGAAATACCGAATATTGTCATTTTGTCAAAAGTTGATAAATTAAATCAATCGGAAAAATCTAAAGCAGTTAAAAATGTGGTTGCGGCATTCCCAGAGTTGAGTTTAGGAGATAATCTCTTTTTTTATTCGGCTCTAAAAAATATAGGTAAGAAAGAAGTTGAAATAAGGCTGTCTAAATTATTCCTGTAA
- a CDS encoding sigma-70 family RNA polymerase sigma factor, which yields MKISKQFTNRDSHSLDKYLQEIGKVELLNADEEIDYSIRIKHGDQVALEKLVKANLRFVVSVAKQYQNQGLSLGDLINEGNLGLIKAAKRFDETRGFKFISYAVWWIRQSILQALAEQSRIVRLPLNRVGALNKIGKAYNSLEQEYEREPTAAEIANELEMDLEEVSETLKMSNRHVSMDAPFTQGEENSLLDILESDENPLPDNSLMSDSLKNEIERALSTLTERESEVIRLYFGFDGEHALTLEEIGEQFNLTRERVRQIKEKAIRRLRHTSRSKNLRAYLG from the coding sequence TTGAAGATCTCTAAGCAATTTACAAACCGTGACAGCCATTCTCTCGATAAATATTTGCAGGAAATCGGGAAAGTAGAATTGTTAAATGCTGATGAAGAAATTGATTATTCAATTAGGATAAAACACGGCGATCAAGTTGCGTTGGAAAAATTGGTAAAAGCAAATTTAAGATTTGTCGTTAGTGTTGCCAAACAGTATCAGAATCAAGGATTATCCTTAGGTGATTTAATAAATGAAGGTAATTTGGGATTAATTAAAGCCGCAAAAAGATTTGACGAAACAAGAGGTTTTAAATTTATTTCTTATGCAGTTTGGTGGATAAGACAATCAATTCTTCAAGCATTGGCAGAACAATCAAGAATTGTTAGACTCCCGCTTAATAGAGTCGGAGCGCTAAATAAAATTGGGAAAGCTTATAACAGCCTAGAACAAGAATATGAGCGTGAACCAACCGCTGCTGAAATAGCGAATGAATTGGAAATGGATTTGGAAGAAGTATCGGAAACATTGAAGATGTCTAACAGACATGTTTCAATGGATGCGCCGTTTACGCAAGGCGAAGAAAATAGTTTACTTGATATTTTAGAAAGCGATGAAAATCCGTTACCGGATAATTCATTAATGTCCGATTCGTTAAAGAATGAGATTGAACGAGCTTTATCGACATTAACGGAAAGAGAATCCGAAGTAATTCGTTTATATTTTGGTTTTGACGGTGAACATGCTCTTACCTTAGAAGAAATCGGCGAACAATTTAATTTAACAAGAGAAAGAGTAAGACAAATAAAAGAAAAAGCCATAAGAAGATTAAGGCATACATCAAGAAGTAAAAATTTGAGAGCCTATCTTGGTTAA
- the fumC gene encoding class II fumarate hydratase, with protein MEFRIETDTMGEVQVPSDKYYGAQTARSTMNFKIGGERFPREMIRALGILKKAAALVNQELGMLSEEKASLISQAAQEVIEGKLDEHFPLVVWQTGSGTQTNMNANEVISNRAIELAGGIIGSKKPIHPNDDVNKAQSSNDTFPTAMHIAAVEEINRRLIPMVTKLRDALKLKSEEFMGVIKIGRTHLMDAVPLTLGQEFSGYVQQLSYGLDRIDGCLPRLSELALGGTAVGTGLNTHVKFADLAAKKITEISGNKFTSAPNKFEALAAHDAIVETSGVLKTLASSLMKIANDIRWLGSGPRCGIGELSLPENEPGSSIMPGKVNPTQSEAMTMVCAQVMGNDTTINFSGASGNFELNVFKPVMIYNLLQSIKLLSDACESFTDHCVVGIEANIVNIQKHLTNSLMLVTALNPHVGYDNAAKIAKKAHAENSTLEEAAVALGLLTSEQFKQFVRPESMIGPKS; from the coding sequence ATGGAATTTAGAATTGAAACTGACACAATGGGCGAAGTCCAAGTCCCGTCTGATAAATATTATGGAGCTCAGACCGCGCGATCAACTATGAACTTTAAAATTGGCGGAGAAAGATTTCCAAGAGAAATGATAAGAGCTTTGGGAATTTTAAAAAAAGCTGCTGCATTAGTAAATCAAGAATTGGGAATGCTAAGCGAGGAAAAAGCAAGTTTAATTTCTCAAGCCGCACAAGAAGTAATTGAAGGAAAATTAGACGAGCATTTCCCGCTTGTTGTTTGGCAAACCGGAAGTGGTACACAAACAAATATGAATGCTAATGAAGTGATATCAAATAGGGCTATTGAATTAGCTGGTGGAATAATCGGCAGTAAGAAACCAATTCATCCTAACGATGATGTAAATAAGGCTCAATCATCAAATGATACTTTTCCAACGGCAATGCACATAGCAGCTGTAGAAGAAATTAACAGAAGATTAATTCCAATGGTTACAAAACTTAGAGACGCATTAAAACTTAAATCCGAAGAATTTATGGGAGTAATAAAAATCGGAAGAACGCATTTAATGGATGCTGTTCCATTAACACTTGGCCAAGAATTTTCAGGATATGTGCAGCAGCTAAGTTATGGTCTTGATAGAATTGATGGCTGTTTGCCAAGATTATCTGAATTGGCATTAGGCGGAACCGCGGTAGGAACAGGATTAAACACCCACGTTAAATTTGCTGATTTGGCAGCTAAAAAAATTACAGAAATTTCCGGAAATAAATTTACTTCCGCGCCAAATAAATTTGAAGCATTGGCTGCTCATGATGCAATAGTTGAAACAAGCGGAGTTTTAAAAACCTTAGCCTCTTCTTTAATGAAAATCGCAAATGATATTCGCTGGCTTGGTTCAGGTCCAAGATGCGGAATTGGTGAATTATCATTACCGGAGAATGAACCGGGAAGTTCAATTATGCCGGGAAAAGTTAATCCAACTCAGTCCGAAGCAATGACCATGGTTTGCGCTCAAGTAATGGGAAATGATACAACTATAAATTTCAGCGGCGCTAGCGGTAATTTTGAGCTTAACGTTTTTAAACCAGTAATGATTTATAATTTACTACAATCAATAAAATTACTTTCAGATGCTTGCGAAAGTTTTACCGATCATTGTGTAGTTGGAATTGAAGCTAATATTGTTAATATTCAAAAACATCTAACTAATTCGCTAATGCTGGTAACCGCGCTTAATCCGCACGTAGGATATGATAATGCGGCAAAGATAGCAAAAAAAGCACATGCCGAAAATTCAACATTAGAAGAAGCTGCAGTTGCCCTGGGACTTTTAACTTCCGAGCAATTTAAACAATTTGTTCGTCCGGAAAGTATGATAGGACCAAAATCATAA
- the rpsM gene encoding 30S ribosomal protein S13 — MARIAGIDLPKQKKTFIGLTYIYGIGRHTSLSILEKAKVDPHKRIADLTEEEVAKIRSIMTAELKVEGALRSEVQQNIKRLMDIGSYRGIRHRRGLPVRGQRTKTNARTRKGKKRTVAGKKKPALK, encoded by the coding sequence TTGGCTCGTATCGCAGGAATTGATTTACCAAAACAGAAAAAAACTTTTATAGGATTAACTTACATCTATGGTATTGGAAGACATACTTCCTTATCAATTTTGGAAAAAGCAAAAGTTGATCCACACAAAAGAATTGCTGACTTAACAGAAGAAGAAGTCGCAAAAATAAGATCTATAATGACAGCTGAACTTAAAGTAGAAGGCGCTTTACGAAGCGAGGTTCAACAAAACATTAAAAGATTGATGGATATTGGTAGTTACAGAGGAATAAGACACAGAAGAGGTTTACCAGTTAGAGGTCAGCGAACAAAAACAAACGCAAGAACCAGAAAAGGTAAAAAGCGTACAGTTGCTGGCAAGAAAAAACCGGCTCTTAAGTAA
- the rpmJ gene encoding 50S ribosomal protein L36, whose product MKVRASVKKMCDNCKIIKRNGSVRVICKNPKHKQRQG is encoded by the coding sequence ATGAAAGTTCGAGCATCTGTAAAGAAAATGTGCGATAATTGTAAAATTATTAAAAGAAATGGATCTGTAAGAGTAATTTGCAAGAATCCAAAACATAAACAAAGACAAGGTTAA
- the rplQ gene encoding 50S ribosomal protein L17 — translation MRHKVKGNKLGRTASHRTATLRSLASALIKHKKITTTLAKAKQARLFVEPLITKAKDDTVHSRRLVARHINDKEIIKELFVEVAKKVADRPGGYTRIVKLGNRLGDASEMAIIELVDYNDINTAKAKSPKKKSEPKQKAKVEAKAAPAHVEEVDAEVVEENTADSKNSDDLTKVEGIGPKISELLVNAGITTFAQLADTEVVKLREILYDAGSKFKSHDPETWPVQSKLAADGKWDELKKLQDELIGGKAKS, via the coding sequence ATGAGACATAAAGTTAAAGGAAATAAACTTGGTAGAACTGCTTCTCACAGAACCGCAACTTTGCGTTCATTAGCATCTGCTTTGATTAAACATAAGAAAATTACTACAACACTTGCTAAAGCTAAACAAGCAAGATTATTTGTTGAACCATTAATTACCAAAGCAAAAGATGATACCGTTCATTCAAGAAGATTAGTTGCCAGGCATATTAATGATAAAGAAATAATTAAAGAATTGTTTGTTGAAGTTGCTAAAAAGGTTGCTGACAGGCCCGGCGGTTATACCAGAATTGTTAAATTAGGCAATAGATTGGGCGATGCATCGGAAATGGCGATTATTGAATTAGTTGATTATAACGATATTAATACCGCTAAAGCTAAATCACCAAAGAAAAAATCAGAGCCTAAACAAAAAGCTAAAGTAGAAGCTAAAGCTGCTCCTGCACATGTTGAAGAAGTTGACGCAGAAGTAGTTGAAGAAAATACCGCTGATAGTAAAAATTCAGACGATTTAACAAAGGTAGAAGGAATCGGTCCTAAAATCTCCGAATTGTTAGTTAATGCTGGAATAACAACTTTTGCGCAATTGGCAGATACCGAAGTTGTTAAATTAAGAGAAATTCTTTATGATGCAGGAAGTAAATTCAAATCTCATGATCCTGAAACATGGCCTGTACAATCCAAATTAGCCGCAGATGGTAAATGGGATGAACTAAAAAAACTGCAGGATGAATTAATTGGCGGAAAAGCTAAAAGTTAA
- a CDS encoding DNA-directed RNA polymerase subunit alpha, with protein MSYPFIKMPDGVILDETSSSQKYGKFTIQPLERGFGVTLGTAFRRVLLSSLTGAAITAIKIDGVLHEFTTVPGVVEDVAEIILNLKKVRITVINKQTNKLDITLTGPCEFKAGDLLKSCPDIEILNPDEHIATLSDGAKLIMEVRFGYGKGYVPASKQVIPDQTIGIIPIDSIFSPIENVKYDIENVRIGESNEYEKLTLEVLTDGSITPEEAMSGAGVILRDHINMFINFDVEQEEDKVDNEKDLEFERIRKILTTNVDDLELSVRSHNCLKAANIKTMGDLVRKDESEMLKFRNFGRKSLAELMEIVEQYNLEFGMDVDKYINDKSDNN; from the coding sequence ATGAGTTATCCCTTTATTAAAATGCCTGATGGTGTTATTTTAGATGAAACTTCATCATCTCAGAAATACGGCAAATTTACTATACAGCCTTTAGAACGAGGTTTTGGAGTTACATTGGGAACCGCGTTTAGAAGAGTTTTACTCTCTTCTTTAACAGGTGCAGCAATTACAGCAATTAAGATTGATGGAGTATTGCACGAATTTACGACTGTTCCGGGTGTTGTTGAAGATGTTGCTGAAATTATATTGAACTTAAAAAAAGTAAGAATAACCGTTATTAATAAACAGACAAACAAGCTTGATATAACATTAACCGGTCCATGCGAATTTAAAGCCGGAGATTTATTAAAAAGCTGTCCAGATATTGAAATCTTAAATCCGGATGAACATATTGCTACATTGAGCGATGGTGCAAAATTAATTATGGAAGTAAGATTTGGATATGGCAAAGGATATGTTCCGGCATCCAAACAAGTTATTCCCGATCAAACAATAGGTATTATTCCAATTGACTCAATTTTTTCGCCAATTGAAAATGTTAAATATGACATTGAAAATGTTAGAATCGGTGAAAGCAATGAATACGAAAAATTAACATTAGAAGTACTGACAGACGGCTCTATCACTCCAGAAGAAGCAATGTCAGGTGCCGGTGTAATTCTTAGAGATCATATAAATATGTTTATCAATTTTGACGTTGAACAAGAAGAAGACAAAGTTGATAACGAAAAAGATCTTGAATTTGAAAGAATTAGAAAAATTCTTACAACAAATGTAGATGACTTGGAATTGAGCGTAAGATCTCATAATTGTTTGAAAGCAGCAAATATTAAAACAATGGGCGATCTGGTTCGTAAAGATGAAAGTGAAATGTTGAAATTCAGAAACTTTGGAAGAAAATCACTTGCAGAGTTGATGGAAATTGTCGAACAGTATAATTTAGAATTTGGAATGGATGTAGACAAATATATTAACGATAAATCTGATAATAATTAA